Proteins from a genomic interval of Bradyrhizobium sp. CCGB01:
- a CDS encoding outer membrane protein produces the protein MEQTQLGAAMKNTRRVTVAIVGAFSVLACNAHAESLESSAVLEKLAALESRVASLERKNQEYKRQLDQAHSQLRAEPVTDVRQANAAFPVKGVVSAATPAAQTSWTGAFWGGSVGGAATKASTRSDERTTQGNTASVPPFDLFGFNSLDLSGTAKNGGGFIDLFAGGDVQVSRLVIGGQLEATVADLNFSSSGTRSLTYFNSAGPTGATATGDYRPQVTAHWMASALLRAGVLLDENTLLYGLGGWTFAQFEARNLTDNPFYQPNETFWASGPTGGVGIERRLDANWRVRAEYRYTSFDAARTQDRFNWVSGTATQTYARATQYDQSMQSARIGFAYAFNPLR, from the coding sequence ATGGAGCAGACACAACTGGGGGCTGCAATGAAAAATACTCGGAGAGTTACCGTTGCGATTGTTGGGGCATTTTCGGTCCTAGCCTGCAACGCGCACGCGGAATCACTCGAATCGAGTGCTGTACTTGAAAAGCTGGCAGCTCTCGAATCGCGGGTAGCTTCGTTGGAGCGTAAGAACCAAGAATATAAGCGCCAATTGGATCAAGCCCACAGTCAACTCCGCGCCGAGCCAGTGACAGATGTTCGTCAGGCGAATGCTGCGTTCCCGGTGAAGGGAGTCGTGTCAGCGGCTACGCCAGCCGCGCAGACCAGCTGGACAGGGGCATTCTGGGGAGGCTCCGTTGGCGGAGCTGCAACCAAGGCCAGCACTAGATCGGACGAACGAACTACGCAGGGGAACACAGCCAGCGTACCGCCCTTCGATTTGTTTGGATTCAACTCGTTGGATCTGTCCGGGACAGCGAAAAATGGTGGTGGCTTTATCGACTTGTTTGCTGGAGGTGACGTGCAAGTGTCACGGCTCGTCATTGGCGGACAGCTTGAAGCGACTGTCGCCGACTTGAACTTTAGTTCATCTGGGACGCGGAGCTTAACTTACTTCAATTCCGCAGGGCCGACCGGCGCTACGGCAACAGGCGATTACCGACCGCAGGTAACCGCACATTGGATGGCGTCTGCCTTGCTGAGAGCCGGTGTTCTTCTCGATGAGAACACGCTGCTCTACGGACTCGGCGGATGGACCTTTGCGCAGTTCGAAGCGCGAAACCTCACTGATAATCCTTTCTACCAACCCAACGAGACGTTTTGGGCGAGTGGACCGACTGGGGGCGTTGGGATTGAGCGTAGGTTGGACGCGAATTGGCGCGTTAGGGCTGAATATCGGTACACAAGTTTCGACGCCGCCAGGACTCAAGATCGGTTCAATTGGGTTTCTGGTACTGCCACGCAGACTTATGCACGGGCGACGCAATATGATCAGTCTATGCAGTCCGCGCGCATAGGATTTGCTTACGCATTCAATCCGCTCAGATGA
- a CDS encoding TIR domain-containing protein yields the protein MNTSGMHERGGPAIQAIKVSIEQTLEDVFGGTSSEYKRYHPAAILSGGPIVMGRGSSVDHRPYFERSRLSSIALLEQAVQSLIERRDDLTPSSTNVSDGYEEEATELSNRIFVVHGRDGEHRETVARFLGLLGLEAVILHEQPNKGRALITKFREVAADIGFAIVLMTPDDVGGIRDGEQHLRARQNVIFELGFFIGALGPDRVAALVSQEVEKPSDFEGVVYIPLDGEWRLPLCRELRAAGYEVDLNKVL from the coding sequence TTGAACACCTCTGGAATGCACGAGCGGGGAGGGCCTGCAATCCAGGCGATCAAGGTCTCTATTGAGCAAACCTTGGAGGATGTCTTCGGTGGCACCTCATCCGAGTACAAAAGGTATCATCCCGCAGCAATTTTGTCGGGTGGGCCGATTGTGATGGGGCGGGGATCGTCGGTAGACCACCGTCCGTATTTTGAACGGAGCCGGCTGTCCTCGATTGCTCTTCTGGAGCAGGCGGTGCAAAGCCTGATTGAGCGTCGCGACGACCTTACACCCAGTTCTACGAACGTATCTGATGGCTATGAAGAAGAAGCCACGGAGCTTTCCAATAGAATATTCGTTGTCCACGGTCGCGATGGTGAACATCGCGAGACGGTGGCTCGCTTTCTGGGTTTACTGGGGCTGGAGGCCGTCATTCTCCATGAGCAACCGAACAAGGGTCGAGCGCTCATAACGAAATTCCGAGAGGTTGCCGCCGATATCGGTTTTGCAATCGTGCTCATGACGCCGGACGATGTCGGAGGCATCCGTGATGGTGAGCAGCATCTCCGCGCGCGCCAGAACGTCATATTTGAGCTTGGTTTTTTCATCGGCGCGCTAGGGCCAGACCGTGTCGCGGCTTTGGTTAGTCAAGAGGTCGAAAAGCCATCTGACTTCGAGGGCGTTGTTTACATACCGTTGGACGGTGAGTGGCGGCTTCCGTTGTGCAGGGAGCTGCGAGCGGCTGGATATGAGGTTGATCTCAATAAGGTGCTCTAA
- a CDS encoding recombinase family protein, with protein sequence MSNALVVHKAHLPKALLGVRAAQYVRMSTEMQHYSIQNQAAVIAAYAHAHNLTLVRTYKDEGESGLLIKNRPGLLQLMEDVENGQADFGHLLVYDVSRWGRFQDADESAHYEFMCKRAGIKVAYCAEQFDNDGTMLASIVKNIKRVMAAEYSRELSVKVYAGQCRFARLGYKPCGIPGYGLVRELVDEKEESKGTLKSGQRKYLATDHVRVRPGDPQEVATVRWIFHRFLEVKCETVVAWELNKKKVPTRSGAPWTRVMVGAILRDESYIGNLIFNRRSWKLRQTRTYNPPEQWIRAEGCLEPIVARDVFARAAKFIEERRVDLTEEEMLVRLRKTLLKEGRLSIGIIDRTPGLPCVATCQTHFGSMRNLYRLLGYTPKRNYEFLESRPLWSDQKTRLTSRIVAAVRKAGCRTSTGGWTDSLRVNDAVCVSVRAARWTPGKVETHSPHWTIQCDAHVPAGWIAAIRLSEHNKTVLDYVLLPTDGKVKRTIRFSEAAREHRSITCFKTPDALVQAITRRLTRKGRASRAMPAPQSKRPTAGRPKTKSGHVRH encoded by the coding sequence ATGAGTAATGCGCTCGTCGTTCACAAAGCTCACTTGCCGAAGGCGCTTCTCGGCGTTCGGGCCGCTCAGTACGTCCGAATGTCCACCGAGATGCAGCACTATTCTATCCAGAATCAGGCTGCCGTGATCGCCGCCTATGCGCACGCTCATAATCTCACTCTTGTCCGTACCTACAAAGACGAGGGTGAAAGTGGATTGCTCATCAAGAACAGGCCCGGTCTCCTTCAGCTAATGGAGGATGTCGAGAACGGGCAAGCCGACTTCGGCCACCTCCTAGTTTATGACGTAAGTCGATGGGGGCGCTTCCAAGATGCAGACGAGAGCGCGCATTATGAATTCATGTGCAAGCGGGCGGGCATCAAGGTCGCGTATTGCGCTGAGCAGTTCGACAATGACGGCACCATGCTCGCCAGCATCGTTAAGAACATCAAAAGAGTAATGGCGGCGGAATACAGTCGCGAGCTTTCAGTGAAGGTCTACGCCGGTCAATGCCGATTTGCTCGTCTGGGTTACAAGCCTTGTGGTATCCCCGGCTATGGTTTGGTGCGGGAGCTTGTTGACGAGAAAGAGGAATCGAAAGGTACTCTGAAGAGCGGGCAGCGAAAGTATCTGGCCACTGATCACGTCCGGGTGCGCCCCGGGGACCCGCAAGAAGTAGCTACAGTCAGGTGGATATTTCACCGCTTCCTTGAGGTGAAATGCGAAACGGTCGTGGCTTGGGAGCTGAACAAGAAGAAGGTGCCGACCCGTTCAGGGGCGCCGTGGACGCGTGTGATGGTCGGTGCCATTCTCAGGGACGAAAGCTACATCGGGAATCTGATCTTTAATCGACGATCATGGAAACTGCGCCAAACTCGCACGTACAACCCCCCTGAACAGTGGATTAGAGCCGAAGGCTGTCTTGAACCGATAGTTGCCAGAGACGTCTTCGCCAGGGCCGCCAAGTTCATCGAAGAGCGCCGTGTTGATCTCACTGAGGAGGAAATGCTTGTCCGCTTGCGCAAGACATTGCTCAAAGAGGGGCGTTTGAGCATTGGGATAATTGACCGCACGCCCGGTCTGCCTTGTGTGGCTACATGTCAAACCCACTTCGGAAGCATGCGAAACCTCTATCGCTTGCTCGGTTACACTCCGAAACGGAACTACGAGTTTTTGGAATCGCGTCCGCTTTGGTCGGACCAAAAGACAAGGCTTACGTCTCGCATTGTGGCCGCCGTTAGGAAGGCGGGGTGCCGCACGAGCACGGGAGGTTGGACAGACTCGTTGCGCGTGAACGACGCAGTCTGCGTTTCGGTTAGAGCAGCACGGTGGACGCCGGGGAAAGTGGAAACGCATTCGCCGCACTGGACCATTCAATGTGATGCGCATGTGCCGGCAGGGTGGATTGCCGCGATCCGATTGTCTGAACATAACAAGACTGTGCTGGACTACGTATTGTTGCCTACCGATGGCAAAGTGAAGCGAACCATCAGGTTCTCAGAGGCAGCACGCGAGCATCGTTCGATCACCTGCTTCAAGACCCCTGATGCTCTTGTCCAAGCGATCACCCGGAGGTTAACCAGGAAAGGCCGTGCTTCCCGAGCCATGCCAGCGCCGCAGAGCAAGCGACCGACAGCAGGCCGGCCCAAAACCAAGAGCGGCCACGTGCGGCACTAA
- a CDS encoding ATP-binding protein, with translation MSALKETFALPLEEFGERLNAVLSPAHAIKSPEFLQGRSTQLTEVRQSLAMKGRHVFIHGFRGVGKTSLAYTAANLIQSPDKPPIYVQCSPDGTLASLVYDILKQALPSDPLQGKTVTETSKSGGVGLWKFNLSAGMRSTVEQGKLPKPESINDAVELLCFAMERHSKRPVIIIDEFDHMPKSEHIHVDLLIKKLAEVDSLPLKIIMCGIGETLESLFAAHMSTYRYFHTIKLDRLDLSSCGLIVLKALDALDVKIDPTTGWRITRISDGFPHFVHLLCEKILWAMYNDPDKEWLEDGFAKLEHYRAGTALAVQSASEELRKGYDDAVRKYSKNAEVILWAAADGHELRRKSGDMYDSYRRIMQANGREPGTGNLSASDWRCRTLTEAQFRARVYNLCKDKYGHILSGNGRGWYEYTEKMMRGYARLKAEAEGIELYPDHPLIPKRVNALVEYMERERFAG, from the coding sequence ATGTCGGCTCTGAAAGAGACCTTTGCTCTCCCGCTGGAAGAATTCGGGGAACGGCTCAACGCTGTCCTTTCGCCTGCTCACGCCATTAAGTCGCCAGAGTTTCTTCAGGGGCGCAGCACGCAGCTTACGGAAGTCAGACAATCGCTGGCCATGAAGGGCAGGCATGTGTTCATTCACGGCTTCCGAGGTGTTGGTAAAACGTCCTTGGCCTACACGGCTGCCAACCTCATCCAATCGCCGGACAAGCCCCCAATCTACGTCCAGTGCAGCCCTGATGGGACGCTTGCGAGCCTTGTCTATGACATCCTAAAACAAGCACTGCCGTCCGACCCGTTGCAGGGCAAGACGGTGACTGAAACAAGCAAGAGCGGCGGGGTAGGTCTCTGGAAGTTTAATCTTTCGGCTGGGATGCGAAGCACGGTCGAGCAGGGGAAGCTTCCCAAACCTGAATCCATCAATGATGCTGTCGAGCTGCTGTGCTTTGCTATGGAGCGTCACAGCAAACGACCGGTGATCATCATTGATGAATTCGATCATATGCCTAAGAGCGAGCACATTCACGTAGACCTGTTGATCAAGAAGCTCGCAGAGGTGGACAGTCTGCCTTTGAAGATCATCATGTGTGGCATAGGGGAAACCCTTGAGAGCCTATTTGCCGCGCACATGTCTACCTACCGCTATTTCCATACGATCAAGCTGGACAGGCTCGACCTCAGCTCTTGCGGGCTGATTGTTCTGAAGGCGCTCGACGCGCTCGACGTTAAAATTGATCCCACCACAGGGTGGCGTATTACACGGATCAGCGACGGGTTTCCTCACTTCGTGCATCTGCTCTGCGAAAAGATACTTTGGGCCATGTACAATGACCCCGACAAAGAATGGCTAGAGGATGGTTTCGCCAAGCTAGAGCACTATCGCGCAGGAACGGCCTTGGCGGTGCAATCCGCGAGCGAGGAGCTGCGGAAGGGCTACGATGACGCGGTCCGCAAATACTCGAAGAACGCTGAAGTGATCTTGTGGGCCGCTGCTGATGGGCACGAGCTGCGACGGAAATCGGGGGACATGTACGATTCCTATCGCCGCATCATGCAAGCTAATGGCCGTGAGCCGGGCACAGGTAATCTGTCCGCGAGTGATTGGCGTTGCCGCACTCTGACCGAAGCTCAATTTAGGGCCCGGGTTTATAATCTCTGCAAAGACAAATATGGCCACATTCTTTCCGGCAACGGCCGTGGATGGTACGAGTACACAGAGAAAATGATGCGTGGTTATGCGCGCCTCAAGGCAGAGGCGGAGGGCATCGAGCTATATCCCGATCATCCTTTGATACCAAAGCGTGTTAATGCGCTGGTCGAGTACATGGAGAGAGAGCGCTTCGCTGGTTAG
- a CDS encoding recombinase family protein, translated as MEDLYVPIVPLITYIRVSTSAQGRSGLGIEAQRQTLAHFASSEGYEVAREFVEVETGKGSDALDRRPQLKAALAAARKLKCHVGVAKLDRLSRDVHFISGLMAHKVPFLVAELGPDVDPFVLHLFAALAEKERALISTRTRQALSAAKARGVTLGNPKLHVARKGAAEAVKAEADRYAANVLPIIREAQKAGASTLRQLADALNARGIPTARGGQWYAQSVANVLERA; from the coding sequence TTGGAGGACCTCTACGTGCCTATCGTCCCCCTCATCACATACATTCGCGTATCGACTTCAGCTCAGGGCCGCTCAGGCCTGGGCATTGAGGCCCAGCGGCAGACCCTGGCCCACTTCGCGTCCTCCGAGGGGTACGAGGTGGCCCGCGAGTTCGTCGAGGTGGAGACGGGCAAGGGCTCAGACGCTCTCGACCGCAGGCCGCAGCTGAAGGCCGCCCTGGCCGCCGCACGTAAGCTCAAGTGTCACGTGGGCGTGGCCAAGCTCGACCGGCTCAGCCGCGACGTGCACTTCATTTCGGGTCTGATGGCCCACAAGGTGCCCTTTCTGGTCGCGGAGCTTGGCCCCGACGTAGATCCCTTCGTGCTGCACCTCTTCGCCGCCCTGGCCGAGAAGGAACGCGCGCTGATCTCCACCCGCACCCGGCAAGCCCTATCGGCCGCCAAGGCCCGCGGTGTCACCCTGGGCAACCCTAAGCTCCACGTGGCTCGCAAGGGCGCCGCGGAAGCCGTGAAGGCCGAGGCTGACCGCTATGCTGCGAACGTGCTGCCGATCATCCGCGAGGCCCAGAAGGCCGGCGCGAGCACCCTCAGGCAGCTGGCCGATGCGTTGAATGCTCGGGGTATCCCTACGGCTCGCGGGGGCCAATGGTACGCCCAGTCCGTCGCTAACGTCCTTGAGCGCGCGTAA
- a CDS encoding phage tail protein, translated as MPLESATFISDLVISNPAASDPLAGADDHLRLIKATLKNTFQNVSGQVTATHTDLNNAAAFLAGTKIANVPLGSAALPSYTFLGDFNTGLYSPGAGQLGLSVGGVQALGIAADKSATFAGPLSAPVLTGAGVVPIGGMVMWLSDTLPTVGQWCWANGGTLSRNGNGAALFALWGTTYGVGDGSTTFNVPNMQEAVPVGKSTMGGAASPGLLASIASGLKGALGGLFGTDTTTLTASQIPAITSNGSMTGPASGSISGSASNVILGGTSGGGGVGGGGNFGLSGNAGVSGSFSGSASVSGSVTSNNTGGGAHSNLQPSRTVNFIIRIG; from the coding sequence ATGCCGTTAGAATCTGCCACTTTCATTTCTGATCTAGTTATCTCCAACCCGGCCGCCTCAGACCCACTTGCAGGCGCCGACGACCACCTGCGCCTCATTAAGGCGACTCTCAAGAACACCTTCCAGAACGTCTCCGGGCAGGTCACCGCGACCCACACGGACCTCAACAACGCCGCAGCCTTCCTGGCCGGCACCAAGATCGCCAACGTGCCCTTGGGCTCCGCGGCCCTCCCGAGCTACACGTTCCTCGGCGACTTCAACACCGGTCTGTACTCCCCTGGTGCCGGCCAGCTCGGCCTGTCCGTGGGTGGTGTGCAAGCGTTGGGGATAGCGGCCGACAAGTCAGCGACCTTTGCGGGCCCCTTGTCCGCTCCAGTGCTCACAGGGGCCGGTGTCGTGCCCATCGGCGGCATGGTCATGTGGCTGAGTGACACGCTCCCGACTGTGGGGCAGTGGTGCTGGGCTAACGGCGGCACGCTCTCGCGCAATGGCAACGGCGCTGCGCTCTTCGCTCTTTGGGGCACGACCTACGGCGTTGGTGACGGCTCGACCACCTTCAACGTACCGAACATGCAAGAGGCTGTGCCGGTCGGTAAGTCGACCATGGGCGGCGCTGCGTCTCCTGGGTTGCTTGCGAGTATCGCCTCGGGCCTCAAGGGAGCCCTCGGTGGCCTCTTCGGCACCGATACGACCACGCTGACCGCCTCGCAGATCCCGGCGATCACCTCGAATGGCTCCATGACAGGCCCCGCCTCGGGCTCAATCTCGGGAAGTGCTTCCAACGTCATCCTTGGCGGCACGTCCGGAGGCGGCGGAGTAGGCGGTGGCGGCAACTTCGGCCTCTCCGGTAATGCGGGCGTCTCCGGTAGCTTCTCAGGCAGCGCCTCGGTCTCAGGCTCGGTGACCTCCAACAACACTGGCGGCGGTGCGCACAGCAACCTGCAGCCATCCCGCACGGTGAACTTCATCATCCGCATTGGGTGA